In a genomic window of Virgibacillus sp. SK37:
- the deoB gene encoding phosphopentomutase — protein sequence MKNFKRVFLIVMDSVGIGEAPDAAKFNDIGADTLGHIAAHMKGLKMPNMGKLGLSNIREIQGIQKAERPMAYYTKMQEASNGKDTMTGHWEIMGLYIEQPFRTFPDGFPDELIQELEKKSGRKIIGNKPASGTEIIEELGQEHMETGALIVYTSADSVLQIAAHEGVVPIEEQYRICEMARELTLDEKYMVGRVIARPFVGDPGSFQRTANRHDYALKPFGRTVMNELKDENYDVIALGKISDIYDGEGVTEAIRTTDNEDGMTKLVDTMSKDFNGISFLNLVDFDAKYGHRRDPEGYGQALEAFDARLPEVLERLQEDDLLIITADHGNDPVHHGTDHTREYVPLIIYHTGIEEGEELPISKTFADIGATISDNFSVKLPSYGESLLNQLGRGED from the coding sequence ATGAAAAATTTTAAACGTGTATTTTTAATTGTTATGGATTCTGTTGGGATTGGCGAAGCACCAGATGCAGCCAAATTTAACGATATAGGTGCAGATACATTAGGACATATTGCGGCACATATGAAAGGGCTTAAAATGCCCAATATGGGTAAGCTCGGGTTAAGTAATATTCGTGAAATTCAAGGAATCCAAAAGGCAGAAAGACCAATGGCTTATTATACAAAAATGCAAGAAGCTTCCAATGGTAAGGATACGATGACAGGTCATTGGGAAATCATGGGTTTGTATATAGAACAACCATTTCGCACATTTCCTGATGGTTTTCCTGATGAGTTAATCCAAGAGTTAGAAAAAAAATCCGGACGGAAAATAATTGGAAATAAACCTGCTTCCGGTACGGAAATTATTGAAGAACTTGGCCAGGAGCACATGGAAACAGGGGCCTTAATTGTTTACACTTCTGCCGATTCTGTGCTGCAAATAGCCGCACACGAAGGTGTCGTTCCTATTGAGGAACAATATCGTATATGTGAAATGGCGCGTGAATTAACCCTTGATGAAAAATATATGGTTGGCCGTGTAATCGCACGTCCGTTTGTTGGTGATCCTGGTTCATTCCAACGGACAGCTAATCGTCACGACTATGCGTTAAAACCGTTTGGAAGAACTGTAATGAATGAATTAAAGGATGAAAACTACGATGTAATTGCACTTGGTAAAATATCCGACATTTATGACGGGGAAGGTGTTACCGAGGCTATACGAACCACTGATAATGAGGATGGAATGACTAAACTTGTAGATACAATGTCAAAAGACTTTAATGGAATCAGCTTTTTAAACTTAGTTGATTTTGATGCCAAATATGGGCATCGCCGTGACCCGGAAGGTTATGGCCAAGCTCTCGAGGCGTTTGATGCCCGCTTACCTGAAGTGTTAGAAAGATTGCAAGAGGATGATTTACTAATTATTACTGCTGACCATGGTAATGACCCAGTTCATCACGGCACTGATCATACGCGTGAATATGTTCCTTTAATTATTTATCATACAGGTATAGAAGAAGGGGAAGAATTGCCAATTAGTAAAACATTTGCTGATATTGGTGCAACAATCTCTGATAATTTTAGCGTAAAGCTACCATCATACGGTGAAAGCTTGTTAAACCAATTAGGAAGGGGAGAGGATTAA
- a CDS encoding D-alanyl-D-alanine carboxypeptidase family protein — MKKKLLITSMMVIVYSLFGMTVYAEESEGDQTNSINLAENAKSAILLERDTGQVFYDKEAHVKLPPASMTKIMTLLLIMEALEQGDLKYEEKVRVSERAASMGGSQIFLEAGEEMTVKDLLKGIAVASGNDASVALAERIAGSEKAFVKKMNQKVKKLGLENTRFQNTTGLPAEDHYSTAYDMAMIAKELLKYEEITKYTSIYEDYLRKGKENEFWLVNTNKLVKFYPGVDGLKTGYTNEAKYCLTATAKKDDMRVIAVVMGAGTIKERNATISGMLDYAFNHYETKHIFDKGEQITSLRLLKAEKRNIEIITSESISTVHRKGEGTDNVETIIKLDSELTLPLKKGSKVGMLYVKDGDTTLSKTPLTVKKDIEKASYLTLFKRSLQKLAKSS; from the coding sequence ATGAAGAAAAAGTTACTCATAACTAGTATGATGGTAATTGTGTATAGCTTATTTGGAATGACAGTATATGCGGAAGAAAGCGAAGGAGATCAGACCAATTCAATTAACCTTGCAGAAAATGCAAAATCTGCAATTTTGTTGGAAAGAGATACAGGTCAGGTTTTCTACGATAAGGAGGCACACGTGAAATTGCCCCCTGCGAGTATGACCAAAATTATGACATTATTACTAATTATGGAAGCATTGGAACAAGGTGACTTAAAGTATGAAGAAAAAGTTAGAGTAAGTGAACGTGCTGCTTCGATGGGAGGTTCTCAAATTTTCCTGGAGGCAGGCGAAGAAATGACAGTAAAAGACTTGCTTAAAGGTATCGCAGTTGCTTCTGGTAATGATGCAAGCGTTGCTCTAGCAGAAAGAATTGCTGGTAGTGAAAAAGCTTTCGTAAAAAAGATGAACCAAAAGGTAAAAAAATTAGGTTTAGAAAACACAAGGTTTCAAAATACAACTGGTCTGCCAGCAGAAGATCACTATAGCACAGCCTATGATATGGCTATGATAGCGAAGGAACTATTAAAATATGAAGAAATTACAAAGTATACCTCCATTTATGAAGATTACTTGAGAAAAGGAAAAGAAAATGAATTTTGGCTTGTTAATACGAATAAGCTTGTAAAATTTTACCCAGGTGTAGATGGTTTGAAAACAGGTTATACCAATGAAGCGAAATATTGTTTAACAGCTACTGCCAAGAAAGACGACATGCGGGTTATTGCAGTTGTGATGGGTGCAGGGACGATTAAAGAAAGGAATGCAACTATATCGGGTATGTTGGATTATGCTTTTAATCATTATGAAACAAAGCATATATTTGATAAAGGTGAGCAAATAACTTCATTAAGACTTTTAAAGGCAGAAAAAAGAAATATTGAAATTATTACCTCAGAGTCCATAAGTACAGTTCACCGAAAAGGCGAAGGGACAGATAATGTCGAAACCATCATAAAATTAGACTCTGAATTAACCTTGCCTTTAAAGAAAGGATCTAAAGTAGGAATGTTATATGTAAAAGATGGAGACACAACGCTCTCTAAGACACCACTTACAGTTAAGAAAGATATAGAAAAGGCATCTTACTTAACCTTATTTAAAAGATCATTGCAAAAATTAGCGAAATCTAGTTGA
- the xerD gene encoding site-specific tyrosine recombinase XerD: MLKDAVSDFLHYLQIERGLSDNTLISYKRDLNQYINYLGKIELKSDWATVHRNDIIAFLQMLKDAGKSAASISRYTSSIRAFHQFLIREQLVQQDASLHIESPRKERKLPDVLSEKDIESLLSISGEKPLERRNKAMLELLYATGLRVSEMISLKVSDLHLTMGFVQCVGKGNKERIVPLGDIAIKSLEDYLRNSRPVLVRNNKDGNVLFLNQHGRPLTRQGFWKILKTNASRAGIQKKITPHTLRHSFATHLLENGADLRVVQEMLGHVDISTTQIYTHVTKTRLKDIYTAYHPRA; encoded by the coding sequence ATGCTTAAGGATGCTGTTTCAGATTTTCTTCATTATCTGCAAATTGAGAGAGGATTGTCTGACAATACGTTAATTTCATATAAACGTGATCTCAATCAATATATCAACTATCTTGGAAAGATAGAGTTAAAATCTGATTGGGCTACAGTTCACCGCAATGATATTATTGCATTTCTTCAAATGTTAAAGGATGCAGGTAAATCAGCAGCCAGTATCTCAAGGTATACATCATCAATAAGAGCCTTTCATCAGTTTTTAATCCGGGAACAACTTGTACAGCAAGATGCAAGTTTACATATTGAATCACCAAGAAAAGAGAGGAAACTTCCGGATGTGCTGAGTGAGAAAGACATAGAGTCGTTGCTGTCAATTTCTGGTGAAAAACCATTGGAACGTAGGAATAAGGCAATGCTTGAGTTATTATACGCAACAGGTCTGCGTGTTAGCGAGATGATTAGTCTAAAAGTAAGTGACCTGCATTTAACTATGGGTTTTGTTCAGTGTGTTGGAAAGGGCAATAAAGAAAGGATTGTCCCATTAGGTGATATAGCCATAAAATCCCTTGAAGATTACCTTCGAAATAGCAGACCAGTACTAGTAAGGAATAATAAGGATGGAAATGTGTTGTTTTTGAACCAGCATGGCAGGCCTCTAACTAGACAAGGTTTTTGGAAGATACTTAAAACAAACGCAAGTCGGGCTGGTATTCAAAAAAAAATTACACCACATACATTGCGGCATTCCTTTGCGACACACTTATTAGAAAATGGAGCCGATCTAAGAGTTGTTCAGGAAATGCTGGGCCATGTAGACATCTCAACTACTCAAATTTATACACATGTCACTAAGACTAGATTAAAAGACATCTATACAGCCTATCATCCTAGGGCATAA
- a CDS encoding pyrimidine-nucleoside phosphorylase, translating into MRMYDIIEKKRDGKELTSEEINYFIEGYTNGDIPDYQTSALLMAIYFQDMTEEERANLTLAMVESGDQINLSDINGVKVDKHSTGGVGDTTTLILAPLVASVGVPVAKMSGRGLGHTGGTIDKLESVPGFHVEISNGEFINLVNRNKVAVIGQSGNLTPADKKIYGLRDVTATVSSIPLIASSIMSKKIASGADAIVLDVKTGSGAFMKELEDAQSLAKAMVSIGNKVGRNTMAVISDMSQPLGYAIGNALEVKEAIDTLKGKGPDDLTELCLTLGSQMVVLAKQAETLDEARNKLEANLQNGKAFEKFKQFLESQGGDHSVADHPELLPQAEYKIDLPAREAGTVSEIIANEIGTAAMMLGAGRATKESEIDLGVGIVLHKKIGDAVEKGETLLTIHSNKEDIEDVKQLLYKNITIASSEIKAPTLIYEVYTD; encoded by the coding sequence ATGAGAATGTATGACATTATTGAGAAAAAAAGAGATGGGAAGGAACTAACCTCTGAAGAAATTAACTATTTTATTGAGGGTTATACGAACGGAGATATTCCAGATTACCAAACTAGCGCACTTTTAATGGCCATCTATTTTCAAGATATGACGGAAGAAGAGAGGGCGAATTTAACGTTAGCTATGGTTGAATCCGGAGACCAAATTAACCTTTCCGATATAAACGGAGTAAAAGTAGATAAACATTCTACAGGCGGGGTAGGAGATACTACTACTTTAATACTTGCACCTTTGGTGGCCTCTGTTGGTGTACCAGTAGCTAAGATGAGTGGACGTGGCTTAGGACATACAGGAGGTACGATTGATAAACTGGAGTCTGTTCCTGGTTTCCATGTTGAGATCTCAAATGGTGAATTTATAAATTTGGTAAACAGAAATAAAGTAGCTGTTATCGGTCAGTCAGGCAATTTAACTCCAGCTGACAAGAAAATTTATGGCTTACGAGATGTCACGGCAACAGTTAGCTCCATTCCATTGATAGCAAGTTCTATTATGAGTAAAAAAATAGCTTCTGGGGCTGATGCGATTGTGCTTGATGTAAAAACTGGTTCTGGTGCTTTCATGAAGGAACTAGAAGATGCTCAGTCATTGGCTAAGGCGATGGTATCCATTGGAAATAAGGTAGGAAGAAACACAATGGCTGTTATTTCTGATATGAGTCAACCTTTAGGATATGCCATTGGAAATGCATTGGAAGTGAAGGAAGCAATTGACACCTTAAAAGGAAAAGGACCAGATGATTTGACAGAATTATGTTTAACATTGGGAAGTCAAATGGTAGTACTAGCTAAACAGGCGGAAACTCTTGATGAGGCTAGAAACAAATTAGAAGCAAATTTACAAAACGGCAAAGCATTTGAGAAGTTCAAGCAATTCCTTGAATCTCAAGGTGGAGATCATTCTGTCGCCGATCATCCAGAACTTTTGCCACAAGCAGAATATAAGATAGATTTGCCTGCAAGAGAAGCGGGCACTGTTTCCGAAATTATAGCTAATGAAATAGGTACAGCAGCAATGATGCTAGGAGCAGGCAGGGCAACCAAAGAATCTGAAATTGATCTAGGTGTTGGTATTGTTTTGCATAAAAAGATCGGAGATGCAGTTGAAAAAGGAGAGACCTTACTAACTATCCATTCCAACAAAGAGGACATTGAAGACGTAAAACAACTATTATATAAGAATATAACCATAGCTTCTTCAGAAATCAAAGCACCAACCTTAATCTACGAAGTTTATACAGATTAA
- the spoIIAA gene encoding anti-sigma F factor antagonist, which yields MGLGAEFQVKDEVLIVRLSGELDHHEAEELRDKWKEEIYKHGIKHVILNLEAISFMDSSGLGVVLGRYKEVLQLGGEMVVCSISPPIRRLFEMSGLFKIIRLEETEQFALETLGVAS from the coding sequence ATGGGTCTTGGTGCAGAATTTCAAGTGAAAGATGAAGTATTGATTGTTAGGCTCTCAGGTGAGTTAGATCATCACGAAGCAGAAGAACTTCGTGATAAATGGAAAGAAGAAATTTATAAACATGGGATAAAACATGTGATCTTAAATCTGGAAGCTATAAGTTTTATGGATAGTTCTGGCCTTGGAGTTGTCTTAGGCAGGTATAAAGAAGTACTCCAACTAGGTGGGGAAATGGTGGTGTGTTCCATTTCTCCGCCAATAAGAAGATTATTTGAGATGTCGGGGTTATTTAAAATTATCAGACTGGAAGAAACTGAACAATTTGCCTTAGAGACGTTGGGGGTGGCTTCATGA
- the sigF gene encoding RNA polymerase sporulation sigma factor SigF, with the protein MNVNVKKENKTLTDEQVKEYIYRSQQGDMGARDLLVEKNVRLVWSVVQRFMNRGYEQEDLFQIGSIGLIKSIDKFDLSYDVRFSTYAVPMIIGEIQRFIRDDGSLKVSRSLKEMGNKIRRKKDELTKELGRSPTVNEIANALEISSEEVVHAQEASKSPHSIHETVYENDGDPITLLDQIAEQDSHWFEKITLQEAIRGLNERERLIVYLRYYKDQTQSEVAQRLGISQVQVSRLEKKILQDMKVNIDGT; encoded by the coding sequence ATGAATGTAAACGTTAAAAAAGAAAACAAAACACTAACTGATGAACAGGTAAAAGAATATATTTACAGAAGTCAACAAGGAGATATGGGTGCAAGGGACTTGTTGGTAGAAAAAAATGTTCGTCTTGTCTGGTCAGTTGTTCAGCGTTTCATGAATAGGGGCTATGAACAAGAAGATCTTTTTCAAATTGGAAGTATTGGTTTAATAAAATCAATTGATAAATTTGATTTGTCCTACGATGTTCGATTTTCAACATATGCGGTACCTATGATTATTGGGGAAATCCAACGATTTATCAGAGATGATGGCAGTTTAAAAGTTAGTCGCTCTTTAAAAGAAATGGGAAACAAAATTAGAAGGAAAAAAGATGAATTGACTAAAGAGCTCGGAAGGTCTCCTACTGTTAATGAGATAGCAAATGCTCTGGAAATATCTTCTGAAGAGGTAGTACATGCACAGGAGGCTTCAAAGTCACCGCATTCCATTCATGAAACAGTTTACGAGAATGACGGGGACCCTATCACCTTACTTGACCAAATTGCCGAGCAAGACTCCCACTGGTTTGAAAAAATCACCCTGCAGGAGGCAATTAGAGGTTTAAATGAGCGAGAAAGATTGATTGTCTATTTAAGGTACTATAAAGACCAAACACAGTCTGAAGTTGCCCAAAGACTGGGGATATCACAGGTCCAAGTTTCCAGGCTCGAGAAAAAGATCCTGCAGGATATGAAAGTCAACATAGACGGTACATAA
- a CDS encoding spore germination protein: MKRRDNKIAVSSNITDNQTYMKKRIGLDVSFDLGFREITLLRKKVQLYYVTGLCDSLIIQEILETLIQINDNEANSKKLKEIINNRLVHQQVVEVETMDEVVDNLLSGLIIVFVDGEKYAFVIDVRNYPGRTPEEPDTERVIRGSRDGYTENIVESTALTRRRIRDARLRNEMLKVGERSKTDVCITYLQDVADEGLIKAIKSKIEKIEVDGITMADKTLEEFIIDRKWSPYPLVRYTERPDVAATHLLEGHVIIFVDTSPSAIILPTTFFHHMQHAEEYREAPLTGTFIRLIRFIAVIVSLYLLPLWLLFVIEPTFLPKELAFIGPNEEGNIPITYQIILGIIGLEFLRMAAIHTPTPLATAMGLIAAVLIGQIAIDVGMFGPEVILYISVSAIGSYVTPSYELSVANKLINLGLVLAVGFFGIYGLTIGVLAHLLFLIHLRSIKTPYLWPFIPFNPKAMLQIIFRVPKPYSNSRPSIVHPKNNYSQPVKKS, encoded by the coding sequence ATGAAACGCCGAGATAATAAAATAGCGGTCTCATCTAATATAACGGATAACCAAACATATATGAAAAAAAGAATTGGGTTGGATGTCTCTTTTGATTTGGGATTCCGTGAAATAACCCTGTTAAGGAAAAAGGTTCAGTTATATTATGTGACAGGTTTATGTGATTCCTTAATTATCCAGGAAATTCTAGAAACGCTTATTCAAATAAACGATAATGAAGCTAATTCAAAGAAGTTAAAAGAAATTATCAATAATCGTTTAGTGCATCAACAGGTAGTAGAAGTAGAAACGATGGATGAAGTTGTAGATAATTTGCTCTCAGGGTTAATTATCGTTTTTGTTGATGGTGAGAAGTACGCCTTTGTCATTGATGTACGTAATTATCCTGGGAGAACCCCAGAAGAACCGGATACAGAAAGAGTAATTCGTGGATCTCGTGATGGATATACGGAAAATATTGTAGAAAGCACAGCCCTTACGAGAAGAAGAATTCGGGACGCTCGGTTACGTAATGAGATGTTGAAAGTAGGAGAACGTTCCAAGACAGATGTATGTATTACTTATTTACAAGACGTAGCTGATGAAGGATTAATAAAGGCTATAAAAAGTAAAATTGAAAAAATTGAAGTTGACGGGATCACCATGGCCGACAAAACATTGGAAGAATTTATTATTGATAGAAAATGGAGTCCTTACCCTTTGGTGAGGTATACAGAAAGACCAGACGTAGCGGCTACGCATTTGTTAGAAGGACATGTAATTATTTTTGTAGATACCTCTCCAAGTGCCATTATTTTGCCAACCACTTTTTTTCACCATATGCAGCACGCAGAGGAGTATAGAGAAGCACCTCTTACAGGAACCTTTATTCGCCTCATTCGGTTTATTGCTGTTATAGTCTCTTTATATCTTTTGCCCCTCTGGTTGTTATTTGTGATTGAACCTACTTTTTTACCGAAAGAACTAGCTTTCATCGGACCTAATGAAGAGGGGAATATCCCTATCACTTATCAAATCATATTAGGCATAATCGGATTGGAATTTCTTCGAATGGCAGCAATTCACACTCCTACACCTCTAGCAACAGCAATGGGTTTGATAGCTGCTGTTTTGATTGGTCAAATTGCCATTGATGTGGGGATGTTTGGTCCTGAAGTAATTTTGTATATTTCAGTAAGTGCAATAGGTTCGTATGTTACACCAAGTTATGAATTAAGTGTAGCAAATAAATTGATTAACTTAGGGTTAGTACTGGCTGTCGGCTTTTTTGGGATATACGGATTAACTATCGGTGTATTGGCACACCTGCTCTTTTTAATCCATTTACGCTCCATAAAAACTCCTTATTTATGGCCGTTTATTCCATTTAATCCAAAAGCTATGCTACAAATTATTTTTCGGGTCCCAAAACCTTATAGTAATAGCAGACCAAGTATTGTGCATCCGAAAAACAACTACAGTCAACCAGTGAAAAAGAGCTAA
- a CDS encoding stage V sporulation protein AB, which translates to MMKEIIANFFQALIGFSGGIAVGAGFVAFLTVLGVIPRMVQLTKSKKLVKVYGACVLIASIFGTFISFANISWEQPTIMLVIWGLLHGIFNGMLAAALTEVLNVFPVLSKRIGMEDYILFLLMAFVFGKIAGSLFQWLYFVK; encoded by the coding sequence ATGATGAAAGAAATAATCGCTAATTTTTTTCAGGCACTCATTGGCTTTTCTGGGGGGATAGCGGTCGGAGCTGGCTTTGTGGCATTTCTGACTGTTCTTGGGGTTATTCCACGAATGGTACAACTGACAAAAAGTAAAAAATTAGTAAAGGTATACGGTGCATGTGTACTGATTGCTTCGATTTTTGGGACATTTATTTCTTTTGCTAATATTAGTTGGGAGCAGCCAACCATCATGCTAGTTATTTGGGGTTTACTCCATGGCATTTTCAATGGCATGCTTGCTGCGGCTTTGACTGAAGTTTTGAATGTGTTCCCAGTGTTATCAAAAAGGATTGGAATGGAAGATTATATATTATTCCTTTTGATGGCTTTTGTGTTTGGTAAGATTGCTGGCTCATTATTTCAATGGCTGTATTTTGTTAAATAA
- a CDS encoding purine-nucleoside phosphorylase yields MIPSSIKEASAYISGKLDTTPEIGLILGSGLGVLAEEIEEAIDIPYEDIPGFPVSTVEGHKGQLVIGKLKGKDVLAMQGRFHYYEGYSMQQVTFPVRVMKQLGIESIIVTNAAGGINEKFQPGDLMVITDHINNMGDNPLIGKNEEQLGPRFPDMSQVYDRDYIRLAKECAEELDLQVQEGVYVGNTGPTYETPAEIRMLRSWGGDAVGMSTVPEVTVAGHAGLRVLGVSCISNMAAGILDQPLTHDEVIETTQRVRDDFLRFIKKIISTLP; encoded by the coding sequence ATGATTCCATCATCAATTAAAGAAGCGAGTGCTTATATTTCGGGGAAATTAGATACTACGCCTGAAATTGGGCTGATTCTTGGTTCAGGTCTAGGAGTGTTAGCTGAAGAAATTGAAGAAGCTATTGATATCCCATATGAAGATATTCCGGGTTTTCCTGTATCCACTGTGGAAGGACATAAAGGCCAGTTAGTTATAGGTAAACTTAAAGGTAAAGACGTACTAGCTATGCAAGGACGTTTTCATTACTATGAAGGTTACTCTATGCAGCAGGTTACATTCCCTGTAAGAGTAATGAAGCAACTTGGTATCGAATCTATTATTGTTACGAATGCAGCTGGGGGGATAAACGAAAAGTTCCAACCTGGGGATCTAATGGTAATTACTGATCATATCAATAACATGGGAGATAACCCTTTAATTGGAAAAAATGAAGAGCAATTGGGACCTCGTTTCCCGGATATGTCTCAGGTTTACGACAGAGATTATATACGTTTAGCGAAAGAATGTGCCGAAGAATTAGATTTGCAAGTACAAGAAGGCGTTTATGTAGGTAACACTGGTCCAACATATGAGACCCCTGCAGAAATTAGAATGTTACGTTCATGGGGTGGGGATGCAGTAGGTATGTCTACTGTCCCTGAAGTAACAGTAGCAGGACATGCAGGATTACGTGTGTTAGGTGTTTCATGTATTTCGAATATGGCAGCAGGTATACTCGATCAACCTTTAACGCATGATGAAGTGATTGAAACAACTCAACGAGTCCGTGATGACTTTTTAAGGTTTATTAAAAAGATAATTAGTACTTTACCATAA
- the spoIIAB gene encoding anti-sigma F factor yields the protein MNNEMAVEFSSVSENESFARVTVGAFISQLDPTMDELTEIKTVVSEAVTNSIIHGYNNEPNHRVFIKCIIHEGEIELVIKDNGVGIGDVDEARQPLYTSKPDLERSGMGFTIIENFMDTVEVISNPGEGTTVHMTKQLINSKTVCK from the coding sequence ATGAATAATGAGATGGCAGTAGAGTTTTCAAGTGTAAGTGAGAACGAATCTTTTGCAAGGGTAACTGTTGGTGCTTTTATATCCCAACTGGATCCTACCATGGATGAGTTAACGGAAATTAAAACAGTTGTTTCTGAAGCTGTAACTAATTCTATAATTCATGGTTACAATAATGAACCCAATCATCGTGTTTTCATTAAATGCATCATTCACGAAGGTGAGATAGAACTAGTTATTAAGGATAACGGTGTGGGCATAGGAGACGTGGATGAAGCAAGACAACCTCTATATACTTCAAAGCCTGATTTGGAAAGGTCTGGAATGGGATTTACAATCATTGAAAATTTCATGGATACTGTTGAGGTTATTTCCAATCCAGGTGAAGGAACAACCGTTCACATGACAAAACAACTAATAAACAGTAAGACTGTTTGTAAGTAG
- a CDS encoding stage V sporulation protein AA, with protein sequence MSIVYLRMKKSVELPPKYKEVTLKNIAHISTDSSYKEELDNIIIYHITKKDKNIVVIDSFLIIDYLNQKFPKLEMQVIGPAQCIIRIHERKKTLSFLLVAMVWLVLFIGTAMTIMNFHYDVSMQEVQQKLHFLLTGKESEYPLWIQVPYSIGLGIGMLLFFNHWFSKKFNEEPSPLEIEINNYQQDLDNYLIQNENMLDDERNNR encoded by the coding sequence GTGTCTATTGTTTATCTTAGAATGAAAAAAAGTGTTGAACTACCACCAAAATATAAGGAAGTTACCTTGAAAAATATAGCACATATCTCAACAGATTCTTCTTACAAAGAAGAACTAGATAATATCATTATTTATCACATAACAAAAAAGGATAAAAATATTGTAGTAATTGACAGTTTTTTAATTATTGATTATCTAAATCAAAAATTCCCTAAGTTGGAAATGCAAGTGATAGGTCCAGCTCAATGTATTATACGGATCCATGAAAGGAAAAAAACATTATCCTTTCTTCTGGTAGCAATGGTTTGGCTGGTTTTATTTATAGGTACAGCAATGACCATCATGAATTTTCATTATGATGTCAGCATGCAGGAAGTTCAGCAAAAGCTCCACTTTTTACTTACAGGTAAAGAAAGTGAGTATCCTTTATGGATTCAGGTTCCATACTCAATTGGACTCGGTATAGGCATGTTACTGTTCTTTAATCATTGGTTTAGCAAAAAGTTTAATGAGGAACCAAGCCCCCTGGAAATTGAGATTAATAATTACCAACAAGATTTAGATAATTACCTAATTCAAAACGAAAACATGTTGGATGATGAAAGAAATAATCGCTAA